One region of Tachysurus vachellii isolate PV-2020 chromosome 11, HZAU_Pvac_v1, whole genome shotgun sequence genomic DNA includes:
- the prnpa gene encoding prion protein a isoform X2, producing MLSQNVLVLTCVLLLVTLCPDVLSRRGFGGIGGRWGGIGKAGGGGGAWGGGGAHRVGGLSGGHHYKVPHANGGSSSSGSSAGKMAGAAAAGAVGGMMIGHGLGSMSRPGYGYGHGGYGGYGGYGYGGGHGYPRYAGGHENGHVRYDNGAGFRNETDMEYYTGAASRGHTYSCVLLFGATVSLLIGF from the coding sequence ATGCTCTCTCAGAATGTTCTGGTCTTGACCTGCGTGCTGCTCCTTGTGACGCTGTGCCCTGACGTTCTGTCTCGCCGGGGTTTTGGAGGCATAGGTGGTCGTTGGGGTGGCATCGGAAAGgccggaggaggaggaggagcctGGGGAGGTGGAGGAGCTCACAGAGTAGGTGGCCTTAGCGGAGGACACCACTATAAAGTGCCGCATGCCAACGGAGGAAGCTCCTCATCAGGATCGAGCGCAGGAAAAATGGCAGGAGCGGCAGCAGCCGGCGCGGTCGGAGGCATGATGATCGGACACGGGCTCGGCTCCATGTCCCGACCCGGATACGGATACGGTCATGGGGGGTATGGTGGGTATGGTGGTTACGGGTATGGAGGAGGGCACGGGTACCCGAGGTACGCCGGAGGACACGAGAACGGACACGTCCGATATGATAATGGTGCAGGGTTCAGGAACGAGACCGATATGGAGTACTACACCGGAGCGGCCAGCAGGGGGCATACGTACAGTTGCGTGCTGCTGTTTGGAGCCACAGTGTCCTTGTTAATCGGATTCTGA
- the prnpa gene encoding prion protein a isoform X1: protein MIDEKFFSIMLSQNVLVLTCVLLLVTLCPDVLSRRGFGGIGGRWGGIGKAGGGGGAWGGGGAHRVGGLSGGHHYKVPHANGGSSSSGSSAGKMAGAAAAGAVGGMMIGHGLGSMSRPGYGYGHGGYGGYGGYGYGGGHGYPRYAGGHENGHVRYDNGAGFRNETDMEYYTGAASRGHTYSCVLLFGATVSLLIGF from the exons ATGATTGACGAG AAGTTTTTTTCCATCATGCTCTCTCAGAATGTTCTGGTCTTGACCTGCGTGCTGCTCCTTGTGACGCTGTGCCCTGACGTTCTGTCTCGCCGGGGTTTTGGAGGCATAGGTGGTCGTTGGGGTGGCATCGGAAAGgccggaggaggaggaggagcctGGGGAGGTGGAGGAGCTCACAGAGTAGGTGGCCTTAGCGGAGGACACCACTATAAAGTGCCGCATGCCAACGGAGGAAGCTCCTCATCAGGATCGAGCGCAGGAAAAATGGCAGGAGCGGCAGCAGCCGGCGCGGTCGGAGGCATGATGATCGGACACGGGCTCGGCTCCATGTCCCGACCCGGATACGGATACGGTCATGGGGGGTATGGTGGGTATGGTGGTTACGGGTATGGAGGAGGGCACGGGTACCCGAGGTACGCCGGAGGACACGAGAACGGACACGTCCGATATGATAATGGTGCAGGGTTCAGGAACGAGACCGATATGGAGTACTACACCGGAGCGGCCAGCAGGGGGCATACGTACAGTTGCGTGCTGCTGTTTGGAGCCACAGTGTCCTTGTTAATCGGATTCTGA